The DNA window GAGCTGCAGAGAGCTAAGGCTGAGACCTGCAACTGCTCAAAAACTTCCTTTGTGGAAGGAAGTTATGTCCAACCTTGCTGTCCCTGCTGTGCTCACTGTCAGCAGTGACCTGGTCGAGGACCTGATGGTCCAGCTGATGCGGAACTGCACCCTTTAAAGAGCTTCAAAACACCTCACCTGGACCAGCAACAACTGCTGACACTCTGTATCCACATGAGTGCAGCAACTCTAGAGACCCTGAGGAAAGTCCCTGGTGTCTCTGGGAATGAAgacctccctccttcctttgaTGTCCGGGAAGCTGCAAGGCTTCTCCAGTGCAGCACCATAGGAAAAGTTTTGGACACTGTACACGGTGAGGAAGCTGTCGGTAAGCAAAGACCCAGCACTACTGAGCTTCATCCCAAACCAAACCATCGAGGCTGTCCTGAAAATATACAAGGAGCAAGCTTGTGTGTGGATTCCCCCACCGTTACCCTGTGATGAGGAAAGCTAGCCGTTCACACAGTGTCTTCCTGACAACGTCAAGGAGAAGATAGTGGAGCAGCATGGAGACTGGATAAGACGTACCAAGGTCTTCCAGATAGCTTTCCAAAAGACAACAGACGAGGAGATCCTGGAGAACCAGAAGATTCTAAGTGAGCCTCTTCTTCTCACCCAGGATGTTGTGTCTGTTGATGAGAAGGACTGTGTGGCTGATTGTAAACAGGAGGTAAAAACTGAAGCTGAACTCCACTGCATGCAGCAGGAGCCTCAAACTAACAGTGCAGACCATGAAGAAGTCTCCTGTTCAGAGGAAAAACAACCTGAATATGGAGCTGAAAGCCTCCAACCACCTCAGCTTTGTGTTGACCAGCTTCAGGCTGAAGAGTGTATAACTGTAGAAGAAAATCTGCAGACAGCCAGACATTTGGTGCCAGAATCCACCATCAGAAGTGTCCTGGTGAAGCTTTTGAAAGCTCAGCACCTTTCCACACAAAGGAGCCAGAGGAGGCAGGACATAGAAGATGAGCTGGTGGAGCACATTCACATGCTTCTTAAGGAGGAGGCCAAGAAGTATGGAAAGAACCGGGTCTTCCTAAAACACCTTAAATGCCTCAAAGACCCCAATCAAGAGAGTAGTAGAGTAGAGTAGAGTAGAGTATCAATCAAGAAGTAGACCAAAAAACAATCAGCCCAAGCATCAACACATTTTGTTGAATGCAGAACACTTTGGCTTTTGTGggcatttcttcttcttgttgctcattacatttatacaaaataaaatgtttgtttaattgtCTAAATGAAGTCTTGACTCTCTCATGTGGCAGCTAAATGTCCAGGTCTAATTGATCACAGCTTTTGGTGCtgtgttaaaagacaaaaagtctgaaacaaatccagatcagcAAGAATTAAATTTGGCTCCGTCTAGTGGTCAAATATCAGAAAGCACTGCCTGGTGGGACAGCACTTTTCATACAGTTACCCTTCCTATTCtggttatattttaaaatatctgaGTGAAAGGGGTTTTCTAGTCAACCTGATATTTTCCTACTACAGTGACACTTATTTCTCTTATCCGGATTCACTAGGCAATTACTTGGTTTGCAACACAGGTTTTTCATTAAATTCATCAACACTTGCTGTGATTTAATCACTCTGTTAATAGTTGAGTAAAAGACTGTATTAAAGGTTATTGTGCATAAAAACCTGCAGTCACACGTGATGGTTTAAAGGGAAGCAGCGTTTGATTACAAGAGGATTTAGAAGAGATCTAACAAAATAATCTTTTATATTAATTTATGTGATCTTTAACTCTGATATTCAATTAAATATTTAGCATGCAAAGTTGTCAATCACATTTAGAAATATGATTATCTACCTTGCTGTGGGTAAGGTCCCACATGAGTACAGTTTAGTACATTTAAGTCAATGtactcttttatatttcctGTAATTATCAAGAAGTGAAAAAATACTTATCCTGTGATAGTTGTCTTTACGTAACATTTCAAGCTGTCAACCTTTTTTAACGCTAATGACTCTTATTAAGGTGCAATGCCAAATCCAAAAGAAGAccttaacattttgtttttggatgttGTCTTAAAGCTGCAGTGCCCTGCTGTTTAATAAAATGCTTCCTATCATACATCTGTTTTTCACCTCCTCCAATGGTAACCAATGTTAATTATAAGTGCAAACCAATCCCCTCTATAAAGCTTCTAATGGGTGAATTATGAACTGGTTTGTGACATGTGTTCTAATCAAAGCAATAACCAATGTCCAGTGTGAATGATTATTTTGGATATATCGATCTGTTAATTTTGAAAGTCAATGAAATGGATCATATCATCCacagaaataaatgtttctatttaatctaatacaaaataaatcataaaatggaTAAACTTAAACCAAAACCAGGGTCAAAAAGcagtttgttctttttacaCCCACTAAACAAACTCTACACATCGAGGCTCCAGCTAAAGGGTCTCATACTGAAATAATCAAAAACGTATTAATTGCATGATGACAtaaattaaaaagacaattaaTGTCTTTCAGTGCTGATTTTTCAATATGAAATGTTGGTGAAATCACGAACATGGAATTGATAACAGGAATAATAAATCAAATGGGTCATGTGTTTCatgcatgacaaaaaaaaaaacattcaaatgagcTCAAAAGTGGATTAAAAATGTAGTTAAGAAATGTATatgattttttctttaattgaactgaaaattgtgaaaatgttcataatcaataaaaaaacaggtggataattaagaaaaaaaacagataaaagagtTCAATATAACAATGTTCTATCTTTTCCTACAGCTCTTTCAGTGCTGCATGCCTTGTTTCTACACATCAGTCCTTGAACACAGCCCTTATTTAGGCTCATTGCTCCCTAATAGACATTGCAGAGCTGGATATAATTAGTGAGTGTTTGgtgaagaaaaaatacaacatgaaacTGAAAGAGACTAGACATTCAAGTCTCATTGAGTCTGAATGCTGCTACCATTCTGTTTCTATTGATCACATGTTTTTGGTTTAGTGTCCAGTGATCTGCtcttatgttgttgtttgactGAAATATGCCGACAGGTTCATTCTCATTATGAGCCTCATTAGGACATGCATGCCATTTCTAATGTATTCCTCAGAGCTGGATGATTACTGAGGCAGGAATtcactgtgtttaaataaagagaaTGAAGTAGTATGTAAGTGACGTATGTTTGCAGGGTCTTTAATAACTGGGACAGAGTGGTTTAATACAGGCACGAGTCCTGGTTCCGTcctgagagacactgagatgTCGAGCACAGTGTTTCTGTCAGTGCTGCTGATGCTGGCGGGGCTCAGAGGGGCAGTTGCGTCTGACATGCAGGTTTTTGAGAAATCAGCTCACAGGGGTAAAAGTTTTCTGGGCAGCGGTGACGAGAGACACAGTGTGAGGAGGCAGCTGCACCAACAGGTAAAGGAGacatttaaagctgtttgttctTTAAGGTGAAATGAATATTTGATTGATCAACTTCTTAACTGATGAttgtttcagttgtttttatGAGCTTACAGTCTCTGTTTCCAGCCTTTCTATTGTGAAGACAgtttatctttgtcttttttattacCTCATCAAATATTGGGATTGGTGCTGgtaggaagaagaaagaaaaacccaGCATCTTATAGTCTTAGAAGTTTCCTGACATTAGTCACAACTATCCATTTAGACAAACAATTAATGAAAGTGAACAGTTTTAAAGTTACAGCCATTTCTCCTATTTAGTACTTCTGTCAAGGTCatgaatgctttttttaaacaagaaacaGTGTCCAAAATatgcattaaaaatgtttccattttgCATATAACAGCTATATGCTTCATctcttcaaatgttcttgcaaCGATAACTGAGTTGATGCTTGATAACGTCAGCAACCCTAAACAGGGAGGAGAACTGCACTAGTATTCAAAATGAACCAGCGACTTACTATTTATTTGGATAGCAATGTATTTGTCAACTATTTATAAAGAcaacaagaagagaaaagacaacAGCCCAAGATAACATATAATGCTGATAACTAAACCATTTATTatcttattaaaataaaaagcaacaaacacacagatgtgagAAGGTGGAAGCATCAAACCAGTTTGCTTGAATATAACAGAGAGATCAGTGAATGATGAAATAGTTTAACTGCAAAGCCTAATATTCTTGAATTTTCAATCAACAAGAGTTTCTTTGTGATATCTCTTATTCCTATTTCTGTTATATTTTGTATCGCTCCCTCTCtaccttttcctctctctcattcGCTAATAAGAGCAACTGGCTGCTGTGTTTCCCTCCCAGTAATTAATAAACTAGTtttgatcctgatcctgattcttgaatatttttttgtctgcagactAGAAGTTTGGCTCTCGAGAGCTTCAAAATCCAATCGACCCCTACCAGTAAAATCAGCCTCCCCACCTTCATCAAGTTGTACCCGCCTACAGCCAAACCCCTCCACCTGCACGCCAACATGCCCATGCGCTTTGGGAGGCAGAGCAGCGCGGGTGAGGACGGAGAAACAAACTCCACCCCTAACTTTCCGCAGAGGTTCGGAAGAGCATGGGACTCGATTCAAATGTGTGCCGAGAGCCCCTGTGTCCGAGCCGCAGCGAACGCACCGCTGCCTCAGAGGTTTGGGAGAAACAAGCTGAACTGGAAACTTCTCATGATGCTGGTCAATAAACACTTACTGGACAACGGCAAGCACTGGTAGGGCCCTATTGTCGTTATTAATACAGAATATAAGATTACACATGTAGCACTATGAGtgttataaaaaacacaaactgtgttttctCCTCCCATAGGACTGAAGGTGATGTCCTATCAAGCAGCTCAGAAGAGATGGAGACGCCAGACAAAAATCTTTGAAGGATTATGTCAACACTCCAATAAAtaatgtacataaaaacagtgtttttactgtaaaggcaaatgaataaaatacaaataaatattaaagatgTTTTGTTCTTGAGTATAtgaaaacaaatgcagatgATTGATTTCAAATAAGAAT is part of the Labrus mixtus chromosome 16, fLabMix1.1, whole genome shotgun sequence genome and encodes:
- the npvf gene encoding pro-FMRFamide-related neuropeptide VF; translation: MFAGSLITGTEWFNTGTSPGSVLRDTEMSSTVFLSVLLMLAGLRGAVASDMQVFEKSAHRGKSFLGSGDERHSVRRQLHQQVKETFKATRSLALESFKIQSTPTSKISLPTFIKLYPPTAKPLHLHANMPMRFGRQSSAGEDGETNSTPNFPQRFGRAWDSIQMCAESPCVRAAANAPLPQRFGRNKLNWKLLMMLVNKHLLDNGKHWTEGDVLSSSSEEMETPDKNL